One Setaria italica strain Yugu1 chromosome II, Setaria_italica_v2.0, whole genome shotgun sequence DNA segment encodes these proteins:
- the LOC101781539 gene encoding manganese-dependent ADP-ribose/CDP-alcohol diphosphatase, whose product MMSVANGVAAASAKEPMFSFGVIADVQYADIPDGRSFLGVPRYYRHSISVLQRAVNRWNKHGNIKFSINFGDIIDGYCPKDKSLSAVQKVLDEFNVFDGPTYHMFGNHCLYNLPRSKLVSLLKMPTHSDRAYYDFSPCPEFRIVVLDAYDFSCLGWPHDHPVTAAATKLLDEKNPNTDKNSPDGLVGVDRRFVKFNGAVGEEQLSWLNDVLQDASTLHQNVIICSHLPMDPGASSPAALMWNYDEVMAIVHRYNCVKACFAGHDHKGGHSVDSHGVHHRTLEAALECPPGTSAFGHVEVYPDRLLLVGSDRMANTEIHF is encoded by the coding sequence ATGATGTCTGTGGCAAATGGAGTGGCTGCTGCTTCTGCGAAGGAACCCATGTTTTCGTTTGGTGTAATTGCTGATGTGCAGTATGCCGATATCCCAGATGGCCGCTCATTCCTCGGCGTCCCGCGCTACTACCGCCACAGCATCAGTGTCCTCCAAAGGGCTGTCAATAGATGGAACAAGCATGGCAACATTAAGTTCTCGATCAACTTTGGCGACATAATCGATGGCTACTGCCCAAAGGACAAATCGCTGTCGGCGGTGCAGAAGGTCCTTGATGAATTCAACGTGTTTGACGGGCCAACCTATCACATGTTTGGCAACCATTGCCTCTACAACCTTCCTCGCAGCAAGCTGGTGTCTTTGCTGAAGATGCCAACCCATTCAGATCGAGCTTATTATGACTTCTCGCCATGCCCTGAGTTCAGAATTGTTGTTTTGGATGCTTATGACTTCAGTTGCCTTGGCTGGCCCCATGATCATCCTGTGACTGCAGCAGCAACGAAGCTCCTGGATGAAAAGAACCCAAACACTGACAAGAACAGCCCTGATGGTCTGGTTGGCGTTGACAGGCGATTTGTGAAGTTTAATGGTGCAGTTGGCGAGGAGCAGCTGTCCTGGCTCAATGATGTGCTCCAGGACGCATCGACACTTCATCAAAATGTCATCATATGCAGCCATCTCCCAATGGATCCCggtgcttcttccccggcagCTCTCATGTGGAACTACGATGAGGTTATGGCTATTGTTCACCGGTACAACTGTGTCAAGGCCTGCTTTGCGGGGCATGACCACAAGGGTGGCCACTCTGTGGACTCGCACGGTGTGCATCACCGCACTCTTGAGGCTGCATTGGAGTGTCCTCCTGGCACCAGCGCTTTTGGGCATGTTGAAGTGTATCCTGACAGGCTGCTGCTTGTAGGTTCTGACAGAATGGCCAATACTGAAATCCATTTTTGA